The proteins below are encoded in one region of Virgibacillus dokdonensis:
- a CDS encoding Swt1 family HEPN domain-containing protein, with protein sequence MSFTYGLPFSNEKLLDGIIFTLKRKKEIEVAQLLRGASLSIETGGYSYYDGGWGRSDAMATSIYLYVNPVNIDGLDTKENKELLRSISDTLIPAEVGYDVKRVIIEIDLTKDFEMEDDLITDLEKQSDRISGKILSIILPNDIKEKGYYMAEVYTYLYAVENSLRLFIEEVCKKEHGEHYFDEIKVPKPLRNTITNRLEKANANKWLSIRGDSKLFYLDFKDLGSLIDNNWEIFKEYFPSRDFIIPKIDEMAECRNLIAHNSLVEETERSVIKTYYNVILKQITRGLED encoded by the coding sequence ATGTCTTTTACATATGGATTGCCATTCAGTAACGAAAAATTATTAGATGGAATTATTTTCACACTTAAAAGAAAAAAAGAAATTGAAGTAGCTCAGTTATTAAGAGGGGCTAGTCTATCAATAGAAACTGGCGGATATTCCTATTATGATGGCGGCTGGGGTAGGTCAGATGCTATGGCGACTTCAATCTATTTATATGTTAACCCTGTAAATATTGATGGACTAGATACTAAAGAAAATAAAGAACTACTTAGGTCTATTTCAGATACCCTGATTCCAGCAGAGGTCGGATATGATGTTAAAAGAGTAATAATTGAGATTGATTTAACAAAAGATTTTGAAATGGAAGATGACCTTATTACAGATTTAGAAAAGCAATCAGATAGAATCTCTGGTAAAATATTATCCATAATTCTTCCAAATGATATCAAAGAGAAAGGATATTATATGGCGGAAGTTTATACATATCTATATGCAGTAGAAAACTCTTTAAGGCTGTTTATTGAAGAAGTCTGCAAAAAAGAACATGGGGAACACTACTTTGATGAAATTAAAGTTCCTAAACCCCTTCGGAACACGATAACTAATAGGCTTGAAAAGGCAAACGCAAACAAATGGTTAAGTATCAGAGGAGATTCTAAGCTCTTTTATTTAGATTTTAAGGACCTCGGTTCATTGATAGATAACAATTGGGAAATTTTCAAAGAATACTTTCCAAGTAGAGATTTTATAATTCCTAAAATCGATGAAATGGCTGAGTGTAGAAATTTAATTGCTCATAACAGTCTTGTTGAAGAGACAGAAAGAAGTGTTATAAAAACTTACTATAATGTAATCTTAAAGCAAATTACAAGAGGATTAGAGGATTAA